Proteins encoded together in one Cicer arietinum cultivar CDC Frontier isolate Library 1 chromosome 4, Cicar.CDCFrontier_v2.0, whole genome shotgun sequence window:
- the LOC101492865 gene encoding uncharacterized protein, whose product MVFPGSGEEEESMATNSERVKPLHNFMLPCLKWGNQRHLRCMKIPSDDGDRQSPSNAPTREIESSLNNARMRITSKQRIIGDDGIDAVREKLMLDLKTEADRMKDAILRKEEENDDEVEERSVAPAAAGERTWNLRTRRGGAGESGKGLKIDEKKPNGSPSRNVNGGVKLRGSPDKVKFSLTLTKKEIEEDFMKMVGHRPPRRPKKRPRNVQKQLDNLFPGMWLSEVSADAYKVPEVPDNGKR is encoded by the exons ATGGTGTTTCCCGGTTCCGGTGAAGAAGAAGAGAGTATGGCTACGAATTCTGAAAGAGTGAAACCTCTTCACAATTTCATGTTACCTTGTTTGAAGTGGGGGAATCAGCGTCATCTCCGGTGTATGAAAATCCCTTCCGACGACGGAGATCGTCAATCGCCGTCGAATGCTCCGACAAGGGAAATTGAGTCTTCGCTGAATAATGCGAGGATGAGGATCACCTCCAAACAAAGAATCATCGGTGATGATGGGATCGATGCTGTTAGAGAGAAGTTGATGCTTGATCTGAAGACTGAAGCTGATAGAATGAAAGATGCGATTTTGAGAAAGGAGGAAgagaatgatgatgaggttGAAGAAAGGTCGGTGGCTCCGGCGGCGGCAGGAGAGAGGACGTGGAATCTGAGAACGAGACGAGGTGGTGCCGGAGAAAGTGGAAAAGGGCTGAAGATTGATGAGAAAAAACCTAACGGTTCGCCGTCGAGGAATGTTAACGGAGGCGTTAAGTTAAGAGGTAGTCCCGATAAGGTGAAATTTTCTTTGACGTTAACGAAGAAAGAGATTGAAGAAGATTTCATGAAGATGGTGGGTCACCGGCCCCCTAGAAGGCCCAAAAAAAGGCCCAGAAATGTGCAGAAGCAATTGGAT aaCCTTTTCCCTGGTATGTGGTTATCGGAGGTTTCTgctgatgcgtacaaggttccTGAAGTTCCTGATAATGGCAAA agGTAG